In Oncorhynchus masou masou isolate Uvic2021 chromosome 10, UVic_Omas_1.1, whole genome shotgun sequence, a single genomic region encodes these proteins:
- the LOC135547025 gene encoding oligodendrocyte transcription factor 2-like → MDSGTSRVSSRPSSPDVHDMFLHAMKKHMVGFSGTVSSTQSDSPPEIPADMRSLSDDDDDITLKMLSKKDRKLLSENELQGMRLKINSRERKRMHDLNIAMDGLREVMPYAHGPSVRKLSKIATLLLARNYILMLSNSLEEMKRLVSEFYGSGHHSSFHPSACGTMAHTGPLPGHPAVSHASHPVHHPLLPPAVSTVASLSTAGLTSIRPHHGLLKAPSAVPGTLGSSFHHWGAGMPCPCSMCQVPPHVSGMSAVTMSRLTSDSK, encoded by the coding sequence ATGGACTCCGGTACCAGCCGAGTGTCTAGCCGACCTTCCTCTCCCGATGTGCACGATATGTTCCTGCATGCGATGAAGAAACACATGGTGGGTTTCTCCGGTACTGTCTCGTCCACACAGAGCGACTCTCCACCGGAGATACCCGCGGACATGCGGAGCCTGTCGGATGACGACGATGACATTACCCTGAAAATGCTGTCAAAGAAGGACCGTAAACTGCTATCGGAGAACGAGCTGCAGGGGATGCGGCTGAAAATCAACAGCCGGGAGCGGAAGAGGATGCACGACCTCAACATCGCCATGGACGGTCTCCGGGAGGTCATGCCTTACGCGCACGGGCCCTCGGTGCGCAAACTCTCCAAAATCGCTACTCTCCTTCTGGCGAGAAACTACATCCTGATGTTGAGCAACTCgctggaggagatgaagagacttgtcAGTGAGTTCTACGGCAGCGGCCACCACAGCAGCTTCCACCCCTCTGCATGTGGTACCATGGCGCACACTGGGCCCCTGCCTGGTCATCCGGCCGTTTCCCACGCCTCGCACCCGGTGCACCATCCACTTCTTCCCCCGGCAGTCTCCACGgttgcctctctctctacagcgGGTCTCACCTCGATCAGACCACACCATGGACTCCTGAAGGCGCCCTCGGCCGTCCCGGGCACCCTGGGTAGCAGTTTCCATCACTGGGGCGCGGGGATGCCCTGTCCATGTAGCATGTGCCAGGTGCCACCACATGTTTCCGGCATGAGTGCTGTCACAATGTCCAGGCTGACGAGTGACTCCAAATGA